A single region of the Biomaibacter acetigenes genome encodes:
- a CDS encoding DUF3842 family protein, translating into MIVAVVDGMGGGIGSQLIALLRQDLPPDVRIYALGTNSAATTNMMKEKANRGATGESAIVYSIKKVDVVVGSLGIVIPNSMMGEITPKIAEAITSCSAKKILIPIMDNEDITLLGVEKKPLFLSIKETIEKIKGLL; encoded by the coding sequence ATGATAGTGGCAGTAGTAGACGGCATGGGGGGAGGCATCGGCAGCCAGCTTATCGCCCTTTTGAGGCAGGACCTGCCGCCGGATGTAAGGATATATGCCCTGGGTACCAATTCTGCCGCCACCACAAACATGATGAAGGAAAAGGCCAACAGGGGAGCCACCGGGGAAAGCGCCATTGTCTACAGCATAAAAAAGGTAGATGTGGTGGTGGGTTCCCTGGGGATTGTCATACCTAATTCCATGATGGGAGAAATAACTCCGAAAATCGCCGAAGCCATAACATCCTGCAGCGCTAAAAAAATCCTTATACCCATCATGGATAACGAGGATATAACCCTGCTGGGCGTTGAAAAAAAACCGCTGTTTCTGTCCATTAAGGAAACCATTGAGAAGATAAAAGGGCTTTTATGA
- a CDS encoding CooT family nickel-binding protein gives MCESKVFLLEDGKEKPVMENVIYIEPQDGRVFMYDLLGEQKIVDAVIKEVKLLDHKVILENRKDKR, from the coding sequence ATGTGCGAGTCTAAAGTTTTTCTTCTTGAAGACGGCAAAGAAAAGCCGGTAATGGAAAACGTGATTTACATTGAGCCCCAGGATGGTAGGGTGTTCATGTATGACCTCCTGGGCGAGCAAAAAATAGTGGATGCGGTGATAAAAGAGGTTAAGCTCCTGGACCACAAGGTAATTCTGGAAAACAGGAAAGATAAAAGATGA
- the acsV gene encoding corrinoid activation/regeneration protein AcsV, which yields MQTYSVCFKPLGKTVEVEKGTSLMDAARKAGVFIDAPCGGKGQCGKCRVKVLGGENRYQPSHLLTQKELKQGIRLACLTEVEGDMTVELMQTDTINDIIVEDITSDFGKQARVNRTIKILEKLGIKIQNSFDIIRVKLNKPSLDDNIPDFERILRELKLMVKPGELSCSVEVFRKMPRVIREAGFDVSLVLHKDEKAYEILDITTQKSKKIYGLCVDIGTTTVASCLVGLSTGEIEASASCGNLQMQYGGDVISRIIYSTKPDGLEKLHRAIVHDTVNKLIKQMVDKRGCNPEDIVCSVFAGNTTMAHLFLGIPAENIRLEPYISAFRNFPVIKAKDIALHINPNAPVYMLPNVASYVGGDIVSGVLASGFWNSDEITLFMDLGTNGELVLGNREWMVACACSAGPAFEGGDISCGMRAAPGAIEEVRIDTKTFIPSIKTIGNTRPRGICGSGIIDLIAGMFLSGIIDGKGKIRQITRNRRIRFNHTAGCWEYLLVPAEGTAHGRDIVINEIDIDNFLRAKGAVYSGIKTLLNSVGLDGGDIKKVIIAGGIGQNLDIESAIKIGLLPDIDRGKFEFIGNSSLTGAYLCLISDKARQKAGQIADLMTYIELSADPAYMEEFVSACFLPHTDMSLFPSASAI from the coding sequence ATGCAGACATATTCGGTTTGTTTTAAACCCCTGGGAAAGACTGTGGAAGTGGAAAAGGGTACCAGCCTCATGGATGCGGCGCGTAAAGCCGGAGTATTTATAGATGCACCATGTGGCGGTAAAGGCCAGTGTGGTAAATGCAGGGTAAAAGTGCTCGGCGGAGAAAACCGGTATCAGCCTTCCCACCTTCTCACTCAGAAAGAATTAAAACAGGGAATAAGGCTTGCCTGCCTTACAGAGGTAGAAGGCGACATGACGGTGGAACTGATGCAAACCGATACCATAAATGATATAATAGTGGAAGACATCACATCCGATTTCGGCAAACAGGCCAGGGTGAACAGGACTATTAAGATACTGGAAAAATTAGGAATAAAGATTCAAAACAGCTTCGACATAATCAGGGTCAAACTCAACAAACCTTCTCTGGATGACAATATTCCGGACTTTGAGAGGATCTTGAGAGAGTTAAAACTCATGGTAAAGCCCGGGGAGCTGTCGTGCTCCGTGGAAGTGTTCAGAAAGATGCCCCGGGTAATCCGGGAAGCCGGTTTTGATGTGAGCCTTGTGCTCCATAAAGATGAAAAGGCATATGAAATTCTGGACATAACGACCCAAAAGAGCAAAAAAATATACGGCCTCTGTGTGGATATAGGCACCACCACAGTGGCGTCTTGCCTGGTAGGTCTCTCCACTGGCGAGATAGAGGCATCGGCCAGCTGCGGCAACCTGCAGATGCAGTACGGAGGGGATGTCATAAGCAGAATAATTTATTCCACAAAGCCTGATGGCCTTGAAAAATTACACAGGGCCATAGTTCACGACACCGTCAACAAATTGATAAAACAGATGGTGGATAAACGGGGTTGCAATCCCGAAGACATAGTATGTTCGGTCTTTGCCGGCAATACTACTATGGCCCATCTTTTCCTCGGTATACCTGCAGAGAACATAAGGCTTGAGCCCTATATCTCGGCCTTCAGGAATTTTCCGGTGATTAAAGCAAAAGACATAGCCCTCCACATAAATCCCAATGCCCCGGTTTATATGCTCCCCAATGTGGCAAGCTATGTGGGTGGAGATATAGTTTCCGGCGTTCTGGCATCAGGTTTCTGGAATAGCGATGAAATTACCCTGTTCATGGACCTGGGCACCAACGGAGAACTGGTGCTGGGCAATAGGGAATGGATGGTGGCATGTGCCTGTTCCGCAGGTCCGGCCTTCGAAGGAGGAGATATCAGTTGCGGCATGAGGGCTGCGCCGGGTGCCATTGAGGAGGTCAGGATTGACACCAAAACCTTCATTCCCAGCATTAAAACCATAGGAAACACCAGGCCCAGAGGTATTTGTGGTTCCGGTATCATAGACCTTATCGCCGGGATGTTTCTATCCGGGATTATAGATGGGAAGGGTAAAATAAGGCAAATTACCCGAAACCGAAGAATAAGGTTCAACCATACTGCCGGATGCTGGGAATATTTGCTGGTGCCCGCAGAAGGCACCGCTCATGGAAGGGATATAGTAATAAATGAGATTGATATAGACAATTTCTTGAGGGCAAAAGGTGCCGTTTACTCCGGAATAAAGACACTACTCAACAGTGTAGGCCTTGACGGGGGAGATATTAAAAAGGTAATAATTGCCGGAGGAATAGGCCAGAATCTCGATATTGAAAGCGCCATAAAAATAGGTTTGCTACCCGATATAGACCGGGGTAAGTTCGAGTTTATCGGAAACAGCTCACTTACTGGGGCATACCTGTGCCTCATCAGCGATAAAGCCCGACAAAAAGCCGGCCAGATCGCCGATTTGATGACATATATTGAACTCAGCGCAGATCCGGCATATATGGAGGAATTCGTCAGCGCATGCTTTTTGCCCCATACCGATATGAGCTTATTCCCCAGCGCAAGCGCAATATAA
- the gcvH gene encoding glycine cleavage system protein GcvH, with the protein MEFPSNIKYHPEHTWARVEEDIAIIGITDHAQDQLGEILYVDLPDTGKKIKQGEVFGSIESAKVASDLYAPVSGEVIEVNNDLSDSPELVNESPYEKGWMIKVKIDDVKELEKLMDSSAYEKSL; encoded by the coding sequence ATGGAATTTCCATCTAATATCAAATATCATCCCGAACATACCTGGGCAAGGGTTGAAGAAGATATCGCCATCATCGGCATAACCGACCACGCCCAGGACCAGCTGGGAGAAATCCTCTATGTGGATTTGCCGGATACGGGAAAGAAAATAAAACAGGGCGAAGTCTTCGGGAGCATTGAATCCGCCAAGGTGGCTTCAGACCTGTATGCACCGGTGAGCGGCGAAGTCATAGAAGTAAATAACGATTTAAGCGACAGCCCCGAGCTTGTTAACGAATCCCCCTACGAAAAGGGCTGGATGATAAAGGTAAAAATAGATGATGTTAAAGAATTGGAAAAATTAATGGACAGTAGTGCATATGAAAAAAGTTTATAA
- the acsB gene encoding acetyl-CoA decarbonylase/synthase complex subunit alpha/beta, translating to MSLFDIIFTGSEQALAACKSVVEKTVVELGENEKVAFPGTAYSLPTIYGATGKKINTLGDLKGVIPVIESLIVKEQNLEKALNAGLATAVAAEVIEACKYAGGKTPYAEPCSGFIPDTVIRSLGVPLVTGDIPGVAVVIGEAPTEEEAAKVIKGYQTKGLLVFLVGKVIDQAIKAKVKMGLELRVIPLGYDVTSVIHVVTVAIRAGLIFGNVQPGNLAELLKYTKERVPAFVNALGPLSELVVSAGAGAIALGFPVITDQDVQEVPGNLIVQKEYDKMVATSLEGRGIKIKITEIPIPVGFAAAFEGERVRKDDMFAESGGGRTTAWELVKMKDLSEIEDHKIEVIGPDLDTLEPKGGRLPLGILVEVAGKGMQQDFEPVMERRIHYFANYTEGVMHLGQRDIAWIRISKSTYEAGFRLKHIGEVLYAKMLDEFGSIVDKVQVTLITDKEKVEKLLDEIARPRYEARDARLAGLTDESVDTFYSCLLCQSFAPAHVCIVTPERLGLCGAVSWLDAKATKELNPTGPCQPIVKGECNDDVKGSWDSINKAVSELSHGATTRVNIYTIMEDPMTSCGCFECICGIMPEANGVIIANREYAGMTPLGMTFGELASTTGGGIQTPGFMGHGRQFITSKKFLYADGGLARVVWMPKELKEALKEKLEQRAKEIGIDNFYDMIADETVGTDPDTVVEFLTKVGHPALTMDPML from the coding sequence GTGAGCTTATTCGACATTATATTCACGGGGTCCGAACAGGCTCTGGCGGCCTGCAAATCTGTTGTGGAAAAGACCGTAGTGGAACTGGGAGAAAATGAAAAGGTAGCTTTTCCCGGCACTGCTTACAGCCTGCCCACCATATATGGAGCCACCGGCAAAAAAATAAACACCCTGGGGGATTTAAAGGGTGTCATCCCGGTGATAGAGAGCCTCATAGTGAAGGAGCAGAACCTGGAAAAAGCTCTGAATGCCGGCCTTGCAACCGCTGTGGCAGCGGAGGTTATAGAGGCCTGCAAATATGCAGGAGGCAAAACCCCTTATGCCGAACCCTGCAGCGGGTTTATACCGGATACGGTGATCCGTTCCCTGGGGGTTCCTCTGGTGACGGGAGATATTCCCGGCGTGGCGGTGGTTATAGGCGAAGCACCAACCGAGGAAGAAGCTGCAAAAGTCATAAAAGGCTATCAGACCAAGGGCCTTCTGGTTTTCCTGGTAGGCAAGGTCATAGACCAGGCCATAAAAGCTAAAGTGAAGATGGGCCTTGAGCTACGGGTTATACCTCTTGGATATGATGTTACTTCGGTCATCCATGTGGTGACGGTGGCCATAAGGGCCGGCCTCATTTTCGGCAATGTGCAGCCCGGAAATCTTGCTGAACTTCTGAAATATACAAAAGAAAGGGTGCCCGCCTTTGTAAACGCCCTGGGTCCCTTGAGCGAGCTTGTGGTATCTGCCGGAGCCGGAGCCATAGCCCTGGGATTCCCTGTAATAACTGACCAGGATGTCCAGGAAGTGCCCGGAAACCTCATAGTTCAGAAAGAATACGATAAAATGGTTGCGACGTCACTGGAAGGCCGGGGAATAAAAATAAAAATAACAGAAATACCTATTCCCGTAGGATTTGCGGCGGCTTTTGAAGGTGAGAGGGTTAGAAAAGACGACATGTTCGCCGAATCTGGCGGGGGAAGGACCACTGCCTGGGAACTCGTAAAGATGAAGGACCTATCAGAAATTGAAGACCATAAGATTGAAGTTATTGGTCCGGACCTGGATACCCTCGAGCCAAAAGGTGGCAGGCTTCCCCTGGGGATACTGGTGGAAGTGGCCGGGAAAGGCATGCAGCAAGACTTTGAACCCGTCATGGAAAGAAGAATACATTATTTTGCCAATTATACCGAGGGAGTTATGCATCTGGGCCAGAGAGACATCGCATGGATCAGGATCAGTAAATCCACCTATGAGGCAGGTTTCAGGCTGAAGCATATCGGTGAAGTTCTCTATGCCAAGATGCTGGATGAATTCGGCAGCATAGTGGATAAAGTTCAGGTTACATTGATAACCGATAAAGAAAAGGTAGAAAAGCTTCTGGATGAAATCGCAAGGCCCAGATATGAGGCGAGGGATGCCAGGCTCGCAGGACTTACCGATGAGAGTGTAGATACCTTTTACTCCTGCCTGCTGTGCCAATCCTTTGCACCGGCCCATGTGTGCATTGTAACTCCTGAAAGGCTGGGGCTTTGCGGTGCTGTGAGCTGGCTGGACGCCAAAGCCACCAAGGAACTGAATCCCACCGGCCCCTGCCAGCCCATTGTGAAGGGTGAGTGTAATGATGATGTAAAGGGCAGCTGGGATTCCATAAACAAGGCCGTATCGGAACTTTCCCACGGGGCCACCACCAGAGTCAATATTTATACCATTATGGAAGACCCCATGACATCCTGTGGCTGCTTTGAATGTATCTGTGGCATTATGCCCGAAGCCAACGGAGTTATCATAGCCAACAGAGAGTACGCCGGAATGACGCCTCTTGGCATGACCTTCGGAGAGCTGGCCTCCACCACGGGAGGAGGCATACAAACACCGGGATTTATGGGCCATGGCCGGCAGTTTATAACCAGCAAAAAGTTCCTGTATGCCGATGGCGGCCTTGCCAGGGTAGTCTGGATGCCCAAAGAATTAAAAGAGGCTCTGAAGGAAAAGCTGGAGCAAAGAGCAAAAGAAATAGGCATAGATAACTTCTACGACATGATAGCCGATGAGACTGTCGGCACCGATCCGGATACTGTGGTTGAATTTTTGACAAAAGTCGGCCATCCAGCTTTGACCATGGACCCGATGCTGTAG
- the acsE gene encoding carbon monoxide dehydrogenase/acetyl-CoA synthase methytransferase subunit — MARFLTIGERIHVISPTIRKALQERDPKPILDRAREQVEAGAHYLDVNIGPADRDGEELMPWVVKLMQQEFPDTPLCLDTANTKALEAGIKVYDRKAGKPIINSADAGSRMGMIDLAAEYDAMVIGLCAKEGIPRDNDERIQYCTEILDRAMTVGLDPENILFDPLFVVVKGMQDKQQEVLEALRQITEMGFKTTGGLSNVSNGCPKELRGIIEATFCAMAIQCGLTSAIINPCNKMLMDIIKTADVIKGRNLYCDSYLEL, encoded by the coding sequence ATGGCCAGATTTTTGACCATAGGGGAAAGGATTCACGTAATATCCCCCACTATAAGAAAAGCCCTTCAGGAAAGGGACCCGAAGCCCATTCTAGATAGGGCAAGGGAACAGGTGGAGGCGGGAGCCCATTACCTTGATGTGAACATAGGCCCTGCAGATAGGGATGGGGAGGAACTCATGCCATGGGTTGTAAAACTCATGCAGCAAGAATTTCCCGATACTCCCCTTTGCCTGGATACCGCCAATACTAAAGCTCTGGAAGCAGGGATCAAAGTCTATGACCGTAAAGCCGGCAAACCCATAATAAATTCGGCCGATGCCGGTTCCAGGATGGGTATGATTGATTTGGCGGCGGAATACGATGCCATGGTCATAGGCCTTTGCGCTAAAGAAGGCATACCCCGGGACAATGATGAGAGGATCCAGTACTGCACCGAAATCCTTGACAGGGCCATGACTGTCGGGCTTGACCCGGAGAATATACTGTTTGACCCCCTCTTCGTGGTGGTAAAGGGGATGCAAGATAAACAACAGGAAGTTCTGGAAGCCCTGCGCCAGATTACCGAAATGGGCTTCAAGACTACCGGAGGCCTCAGCAATGTTTCCAATGGCTGCCCAAAGGAACTGAGGGGCATTATTGAAGCCACATTCTGCGCCATGGCCATCCAGTGCGGATTGACTTCGGCCATCATAAACCCATGCAACAAGATGCTCATGGATATCATCAAGACTGCGGATGTGATAAAAGGCAGGAACCTCTACTGCGATTCCTACCTGGAGTTGTAA
- the acsC gene encoding acetyl-CoA decarbonylase/synthase complex subunit gamma encodes MALNGMEIYKMLPKKNCKECGFPTCLAFAMKLAQGGTQAEKCPYMSADARAKLAEATAPLMKTVKFGAGDRTYSLGGETVLFRHEKTFVNKPRFAVMFDDSMSEDEVSKKINNINSVNYTRISEEMYVEIAAFRCSTGDKQKFISFIKKVMQTCSKVVPMIITENPEIVFSAAEEFSGLGPILYGANEQNYEAMVGIAKKYNLLLGVKAPDQANLYNLVQKIQNAGYSELLLDAGGRNLKTAFDDMVNMRRTALLSQDRTFGYPSVAFVCDMTKDKMMEVAIATLFIEKYASIIILNDMDYSMALPLFALRQNIYTDPQRPMRIEQGIYKIGQADDKSPLLVTVDFALTYFIVSGEVERSKVPAWILIPDAGGYSVLTAWASGKFNAKSIAKAIKEFEVEGKLKTRELIIPGKVAVLKSDIEDELPGWKVIVGTREAAALPAFLKDYLQEKAS; translated from the coding sequence ATGGCTTTAAATGGTATGGAAATATACAAGATGCTTCCCAAGAAAAATTGCAAAGAATGCGGTTTTCCCACATGTCTTGCCTTTGCCATGAAACTGGCCCAGGGGGGAACCCAGGCGGAAAAATGCCCCTATATGTCCGCTGATGCCAGGGCCAAACTGGCAGAAGCCACAGCTCCGCTCATGAAGACCGTAAAATTCGGCGCCGGAGATAGGACCTATTCGCTGGGAGGCGAAACGGTTCTTTTCAGGCACGAAAAAACCTTTGTGAACAAACCCAGGTTTGCAGTGATGTTTGATGATAGCATGAGTGAAGATGAGGTCAGTAAAAAAATTAATAATATAAATTCCGTAAATTACACCAGGATCAGTGAAGAAATGTATGTAGAAATTGCCGCCTTTAGATGTTCAACGGGAGATAAGCAAAAATTTATTTCATTCATCAAAAAAGTTATGCAAACCTGCAGCAAAGTTGTACCCATGATTATTACCGAAAATCCCGAAATAGTTTTTTCCGCCGCTGAAGAATTTTCCGGCCTCGGCCCCATTCTTTACGGTGCCAATGAGCAAAACTATGAAGCTATGGTGGGCATAGCAAAGAAATACAATCTCCTTCTGGGAGTAAAAGCCCCGGATCAGGCAAATCTTTACAATCTCGTCCAGAAGATACAGAACGCAGGTTACAGTGAACTGCTTCTTGACGCCGGCGGCAGGAATTTGAAGACAGCCTTTGACGACATGGTCAATATGAGGCGGACGGCGCTCCTTTCCCAGGACAGGACCTTTGGTTATCCGTCGGTGGCTTTTGTCTGTGATATGACAAAAGATAAGATGATGGAAGTTGCCATAGCAACTCTCTTTATTGAAAAATACGCCTCAATCATCATACTAAACGATATGGATTATTCCATGGCTCTGCCCCTCTTTGCATTGAGACAGAATATTTACACCGATCCGCAGAGACCCATGAGAATAGAACAGGGCATCTACAAGATCGGTCAGGCCGATGATAAATCTCCGCTTCTCGTGACGGTGGACTTTGCCCTCACTTATTTCATAGTTTCCGGCGAAGTTGAAAGGTCAAAGGTACCGGCATGGATCCTGATACCCGATGCGGGAGGATATTCAGTGCTTACCGCATGGGCTTCAGGAAAGTTCAATGCAAAGAGCATTGCAAAGGCAATCAAAGAGTTTGAAGTGGAAGGCAAGCTAAAGACCAGAGAACTAATTATTCCTGGCAAGGTGGCAGTCTTGAAATCCGACATAGAAGATGAACTGCCGGGCTGGAAGGTCATAGTGGGAACCCGGGAAGCCGCCGCCCTGCCCGCCTTCCTGAAGGATTACCTGCAGGAAAAGGCGTCGTGA
- the acsD gene encoding acetyl-CoA decarbonylase/synthase complex subunit delta, with product MAYKKPSQKFSGKIREVTIGSDLKLGGESTLPFYSFDGDTGAKPAIGMEIWDILPESWPQSLKNIFGEYAHDPVKWAKFCMEKCNPDFICIKLEGANPEGNDKSPDECAAVVKRLADEIPLPLVIAGCDSDEKNAKVFTKVAEAVPDKNYVFLSAVEANYKEIGAAAGMAYGNIVSAESSVDLNLAKQLNILITQLGVKPERMVMNPGCSAVGYGFEYVVTTMDRIRLAALDQNDATLQMPIISPVSFETWKAKESAATENDMPEWGNQEDRGIAMEVATAAGVLATGSNAVILRHPRSVEVIRNFIGELTA from the coding sequence ATGGCTTATAAAAAGCCGTCGCAAAAGTTCAGCGGGAAAATCCGGGAAGTAACCATTGGGTCCGATCTGAAGCTCGGAGGAGAATCCACACTGCCCTTTTACAGCTTCGACGGTGATACCGGAGCAAAACCAGCTATAGGTATGGAAATATGGGATATATTACCCGAAAGCTGGCCACAAAGCCTGAAAAATATTTTCGGAGAATATGCCCATGATCCGGTAAAATGGGCAAAGTTTTGCATGGAAAAATGCAATCCCGACTTTATATGTATAAAATTGGAAGGTGCCAATCCGGAAGGAAATGATAAGTCTCCCGATGAATGCGCGGCAGTGGTGAAAAGACTAGCAGATGAAATCCCACTGCCCCTGGTCATCGCCGGTTGCGATTCCGATGAAAAAAATGCCAAAGTTTTTACTAAAGTAGCCGAAGCGGTGCCGGATAAAAATTATGTCTTTCTTTCGGCAGTAGAAGCCAATTACAAAGAAATAGGAGCCGCCGCAGGCATGGCTTACGGAAATATAGTATCGGCAGAATCCTCGGTAGACCTGAACCTGGCCAAACAGCTGAACATACTCATAACACAGCTGGGGGTAAAACCCGAAAGGATGGTCATGAATCCGGGGTGCTCGGCAGTGGGGTACGGTTTTGAATATGTGGTCACCACCATGGACAGGATAAGGCTGGCCGCTCTCGACCAGAATGATGCCACACTGCAGATGCCCATTATTAGCCCGGTTAGCTTTGAAACCTGGAAAGCAAAGGAGTCGGCGGCCACAGAAAATGATATGCCCGAGTGGGGAAATCAGGAGGACAGGGGTATAGCTATGGAGGTAGCTACTGCCGCCGGAGTGCTGGCCACAGGTTCCAATGCTGTGATTTTAAGGCATCCCCGTTCTGTGGAAGTAATTCGCAATTTTATCGGGGAACTTACAGCGTAA
- a CDS encoding AAA family ATPase, which produces MAYTIAMAGKGGTGKTTIAGFLVDYLVKNKMTPVLAVDADPNSNLNQVLGMEVVTTLGEIREEVSIKNRDGKLPSGMTKAEYINLKLQQAVIEGHGFDLLVMGRPEGLGCYCFANGLLREATDRLSDSYKFMVIDNEAGLEHLSRRTTKKVDLMFAVSECSRRGIDAAARVKDLIEELDLDVKDLYLIVNRVPESGLTQDIKEAIDGYGLKLAGTVPVDSQIFDYDNRGIPLIRLPEDVPALKAVREIFNSYLTTVRRTGPFPLEK; this is translated from the coding sequence ATGGCCTATACAATAGCAATGGCAGGCAAGGGAGGCACGGGTAAGACCACCATTGCGGGATTCCTGGTGGATTACCTGGTAAAAAACAAAATGACACCGGTCCTGGCAGTGGATGCCGATCCCAATTCCAATTTAAACCAGGTTCTGGGCATGGAAGTAGTGACCACACTTGGTGAAATAAGGGAAGAAGTGAGCATAAAAAACCGGGATGGCAAACTTCCCAGCGGCATGACAAAGGCGGAATATATCAACCTGAAACTTCAGCAGGCGGTCATCGAAGGCCACGGTTTTGACCTGCTGGTCATGGGGAGGCCCGAGGGCTTGGGGTGTTACTGCTTTGCCAACGGCTTATTAAGAGAAGCCACCGACAGGTTATCGGACAGTTACAAATTTATGGTGATCGATAACGAGGCAGGCCTTGAGCATCTCAGCCGCCGCACCACAAAAAAAGTGGATTTAATGTTTGCTGTGAGCGAGTGCTCCAGAAGGGGAATAGATGCTGCCGCAAGAGTCAAAGACCTCATAGAAGAGCTCGATCTGGATGTTAAAGACCTTTACCTTATTGTAAATAGAGTCCCCGAAAGCGGTCTTACCCAGGACATAAAAGAGGCCATTGACGGTTACGGCCTAAAACTGGCGGGCACGGTGCCCGTGGACAGTCAAATTTTTGATTACGATAACCGCGGCATACCCTTGATACGGTTGCCGGAAGATGTACCTGCCTTAAAAGCCGTGAGAGAAATTTTTAATTCCTATTTAACGACTGTGCGTCGTACCGGGCCATTTCCGTTAGAAAAGTGA
- the lpdA gene encoding dihydrolipoyl dehydrogenase produces MAKKIVFIGAGPGGYVGAIRAAKLGADVTVVENDRVGGTCLNRGCIPTKALLASSDVLTAIKEAEEFGIHIDGRVSPDIGAMMDRKDKIVDRLVRGIEFLFEKNNVKMIKGTGRITDKNEVTVLKGDGSSETLKADAIVVATGSSPARIPIFPYDGKRVLTSDEALNLRLLPSSMIIVGAGVIGCEFGMFFNNLGTSITVVEMMDHALPLEDKEIGREMEKVLKRKKIKLMLSTKIVKAEIIDNGVKATLHSGEVIEAEIMLVAIGRKANIQGLGLEQAGVRVENGRIPVDEFMKTNIDSIYAVGDVVPGPQLAHIASAEAECAVENIMGNKCSMDYSAVPRGVFTDPEVAGVGLTEEEALARGYRIKKGVFDFRGLGKAQAMGQLTGKVKVIADEITGKILGASILGPHATDLIQELVAGIKYGLTAEELSAAIHSHPTLSEAVMEALKDVNGDAIHKI; encoded by the coding sequence ATGGCAAAAAAGATTGTATTTATAGGAGCGGGACCCGGCGGATATGTGGGGGCCATAAGGGCTGCAAAGCTGGGTGCCGATGTCACCGTCGTGGAAAATGACAGAGTAGGTGGTACATGCCTTAACCGGGGATGTATTCCCACCAAGGCGCTTCTTGCTTCCAGCGATGTTCTTACTGCTATCAAAGAAGCAGAAGAATTCGGAATTCATATCGATGGCAGGGTATCCCCGGATATCGGTGCCATGATGGACAGAAAAGATAAGATAGTGGATAGGCTGGTCAGAGGTATAGAATTCCTCTTTGAAAAAAACAATGTGAAAATGATAAAAGGAACAGGCAGGATAACTGATAAAAACGAGGTTACGGTGTTAAAAGGCGACGGTTCATCCGAAACGCTGAAAGCCGATGCCATAGTAGTTGCCACCGGTTCCTCTCCCGCCCGGATCCCCATCTTTCCCTATGATGGAAAGAGGGTGCTTACCAGCGATGAAGCCTTGAACCTCAGGCTTTTACCTTCCAGCATGATCATAGTGGGAGCCGGAGTCATAGGATGTGAATTCGGCATGTTCTTTAACAATCTGGGCACCAGCATTACCGTGGTGGAAATGATGGACCATGCCTTACCCCTGGAAGATAAAGAAATCGGCCGTGAAATGGAAAAGGTGCTTAAGAGAAAAAAGATTAAACTGATGCTCAGTACAAAGATAGTTAAAGCCGAAATAATCGATAATGGAGTGAAGGCAACTCTCCACAGCGGCGAGGTCATCGAAGCGGAAATTATGCTGGTGGCCATTGGCAGAAAAGCCAACATTCAGGGGTTAGGCCTCGAACAGGCGGGAGTCAGGGTAGAAAACGGAAGAATTCCTGTGGATGAATTTATGAAGACCAATATAGACAGCATCTATGCAGTAGGAGACGTGGTTCCGGGCCCACAGTTGGCACATATTGCCTCCGCCGAGGCGGAATGTGCTGTGGAAAACATCATGGGAAATAAGTGCAGTATGGATTACTCTGCCGTACCGCGAGGTGTATTCACAGACCCGGAGGTAGCCGGAGTGGGCCTTACCGAAGAAGAAGCCCTGGCCCGGGGATACAGAATTAAAAAAGGCGTATTTGACTTCAGGGGCCTTGGAAAAGCCCAGGCTATGGGGCAGCTGACCGGAAAGGTAAAAGTGATAGCTGATGAAATAACCGGAAAGATATTGGGAGCATCCATACTGGGCCCCCATGCCACGGACCTCATCCAGGAACTGGTGGCAGGCATAAAATACGGCCTTACGGCAGAAGAATTGAGTGCAGCGATTCATTCACATCCGACCCTCTCCGAGGCGGTAATGGAGGCGTTAAAGGACGTAAATGGCGATGCAATTCACAAAATATGA